The following are from one region of the Halogeometricum sp. S3BR5-2 genome:
- a CDS encoding DUF429 domain-containing protein: MSGFRAPTTVYGVDFSGARRAGESIYLARGTAEDGALDVEACVPAPDLLEADAVRESVLPALRSFLAETGGGTAFGLDFSFGLPAFLLDAAGVDDWAAFVRWFPDGFADASEFSAWARERAAEREGDRTYYRRETDRAVGATSPYHFFVKAQTFHGVRDVLKPLVEAGSARVLPMRDPDPDLPWALEAYPAATLDRLGGHRERYKTNDESGRRRRAENVDALAALDGVSVADDVRKRAVADADGDALDAVVAAVATWERTRSAERLRPSGTAWRREGHIFV; encoded by the coding sequence GTGAGCGGATTCCGCGCGCCGACGACCGTCTACGGCGTCGACTTCAGCGGCGCCCGCCGCGCCGGCGAGTCGATATACCTCGCGCGCGGGACGGCAGAGGACGGCGCCCTCGACGTCGAGGCCTGCGTTCCCGCGCCGGACCTCCTCGAAGCCGACGCCGTCCGGGAGTCAGTCCTGCCGGCGCTCCGGTCGTTTCTCGCCGAGACGGGCGGGGGGACCGCCTTCGGACTCGACTTCTCGTTCGGCCTCCCGGCGTTCCTGCTCGACGCGGCCGGCGTCGACGACTGGGCGGCGTTCGTCCGGTGGTTCCCGGACGGGTTCGCCGACGCGAGCGAGTTCTCGGCGTGGGCGCGCGAACGCGCCGCCGAAAGGGAGGGAGACCGGACGTACTATCGAAGAGAGACCGACCGCGCGGTCGGAGCCACCTCGCCCTACCACTTCTTCGTGAAGGCGCAGACGTTCCACGGCGTCCGCGACGTGCTGAAACCGCTCGTCGAAGCCGGGTCGGCGCGCGTCCTCCCGATGCGGGACCCCGACCCCGACCTTCCGTGGGCGCTCGAAGCCTACCCCGCCGCGACGCTGGACCGCCTCGGCGGTCACCGCGAGCGGTACAAGACGAACGACGAGTCGGGGAGGCGGCGACGGGCGGAGAACGTGGACGCCCTCGCCGCCCTCGACGGCGTCTCGGTCGCCGACGACGTACGAAAGCGGGCCGTCGCGGACGCCGACGGTGACGCCCTCGACGCCGTCGTCGCCGCGGTGGCGACGTGGGAGCGCACCCGGAGCGCCGAGCGACTCCGGCCGTCGGGAACGGCGTGGCGGCGCGAGGGACACATCTTCGTCTGA
- a CDS encoding helix-turn-helix transcriptional regulator has product MTRDDDERLRRTLERRSAVASRLAAAPARKPALVDALDSSRSTVDRAIDELAAVGCVRREDSEYALTTTGRLALRTYEGYRSATDAIAATTEFVNCLPADAPLDTSLLDGASVSMSSEHVPDQALAPSTDLFKRATRMRGLAPVVLGFYPNTVAEQLSRDELTVEIVASAEVLGALPSIPDVGTASLSEADGLSLYESGGELPYALWLMETPESDYAGITAYDAGGAAGVLMNDSPAAVEWAESEYERYRADASEANPFRS; this is encoded by the coding sequence ATGACACGCGACGACGACGAGCGGCTTCGACGCACCCTCGAACGGCGTTCGGCCGTCGCCTCCCGACTGGCGGCGGCTCCCGCCCGCAAACCCGCGCTCGTCGACGCGCTCGATAGCTCCCGCTCCACGGTCGACCGAGCCATCGACGAACTCGCGGCTGTCGGCTGCGTCCGGCGGGAGGACAGCGAGTACGCGCTGACGACCACCGGTCGCCTCGCGCTCCGAACGTACGAGGGGTACCGGAGCGCGACGGACGCGATCGCGGCGACGACCGAGTTCGTCAACTGCCTGCCCGCCGACGCGCCGCTCGATACGTCCCTCCTCGACGGCGCGTCGGTCAGCATGAGTTCCGAACACGTCCCCGACCAGGCGCTCGCCCCGAGCACCGACCTGTTCAAACGTGCGACGCGAATGCGGGGACTCGCGCCCGTCGTGCTCGGGTTTTATCCGAACACCGTCGCCGAACAGCTTTCGAGGGACGAGTTGACGGTGGAAATCGTCGCGTCCGCGGAGGTGCTCGGGGCGCTGCCGTCGATTCCGGACGTCGGCACCGCGTCGCTCTCGGAGGCGGACGGGCTGTCGCTGTACGAGAGCGGAGGGGAGCTTCCGTACGCGCTCTGGCTGATGGAGACGCCCGAATCGGACTACGCCGGTATCACGGCGTACGACGCGGGAGGCGCCGCCGGCGTCCTCATGAACGACTCGCCGGCGGCCGTCGAGTGGGCCGAATCGGAGTACGAGCGGTACCGCGCCGACGCGAGCGAAGCGAACCCGTTTCGGTCGTGA
- a CDS encoding GNAT family N-acetyltransferase has protein sequence MSDEDRASGEAADGLTLRPVDPDDAARIRDIYAPFVEGTAVTFASEVPDVEEMREEIQHKREADDYPWYVAETGGDGSGGEDGSVVGYAYGDALRERDAYQWAVETSVYVDPDAQRGGIGSALYERLFETLRAQGYVAAYAALGMPNPESVAFHEATGFDHLGTFPAAGFKLGAWHDVEWYRRPLREAPADPDPPRPVSTVDAAFLGAE, from the coding sequence ATGAGCGACGAGGACCGCGCGAGCGGCGAAGCGGCGGACGGACTGACCCTCCGGCCGGTCGACCCCGACGACGCGGCGCGGATTCGAGACATCTACGCCCCGTTCGTCGAGGGGACGGCGGTGACGTTCGCGAGCGAGGTGCCGGACGTCGAGGAGATGCGCGAGGAGATACAGCACAAGCGCGAGGCCGACGATTACCCGTGGTACGTCGCCGAGACGGGCGGAGACGGGAGCGGGGGCGAGGACGGGAGCGTCGTCGGCTACGCCTACGGCGATGCGCTCCGAGAGCGGGACGCCTACCAGTGGGCCGTCGAGACGTCCGTCTACGTCGACCCGGACGCCCAGCGCGGTGGTATCGGGAGCGCGCTGTACGAGCGCCTGTTCGAGACGCTGCGGGCGCAGGGGTACGTCGCCGCCTACGCCGCCCTCGGGATGCCGAACCCCGAGAGCGTCGCGTTCCACGAGGCGACCGGGTTCGACCACCTCGGGACGTTCCCGGCGGCGGGGTTCAAACTCGGCGCGTGGCACGACGTGGAGTGGTACCGTCGACCGCTTCGGGAGGCACCCGCGGACCCCGACCCGCCGCGCCCGGTTTCGACGGTCGACGCCGCGTTTCTCGGTGCGGAATGA